The sequence TGGCCCTTGCGATGGCCACGCGTTGCTGTTCCCCTCCTGAAAGCTCGCCTGCACGGTGCATCATCCGCTTCTCAAGTCCGACCTTTGAAAGGACATCCTTTGCCATTGAGACGGCGGTCTTTTTTGGATGCCTGGCGATGAGGGCGGGCATCAGGGTGTTTTCCAGTGCATTCAACTCGGGCAATAAATGATGAAATTGAAACACAAAACCGATCTCCCTGTTTCGCAGGCGTGTCAATCTTCCTTCATCCATCTGGTACATATCCATGTCACGGAATCGGACGACCCCTTTGGAAGGGGGTTCAAGACTTCCCATGATATTGAGCAGCGTCGACTTTCCCACCCCGGACGCACCCATGATCGCCATGCTGTCCCCAGGACGAATCACCAGGTTGATCCCCTTCAAGATCTCGATAATTTCCCCATGGTGATGAAAAGACTTGAATACCTCCTCAAGCCTTAACATGGGGGAGTCGGAGCTTTCCATAACCGTCTGGTTATTCATACCTGAAAGACTCCACCGGATTCAATCTGGAGGCATACCAGGATGGATACAGGGTGGCTAAAAAGGATATGACCACTGCAGCCCCGGCAACAAATGACACATCCGCAACCTCCACCTGGACAGGGAGGGTCGATATGTAATACACATCCGAAGGAAGGCTGATAAATTTATATCTGGCCAATAACTGGCATATCCCCAGGCCGCAGACAAGGCCGGTAATGGTGCCGACCACACCGACGAGGAGCCCCTGAAACATGAAAATGGACATAATGCTCCTGGCGGAAGCGCCCATGGCCCTCAGGATAGCCACATCCCTTGTTTTTTCCATGACTACCATGACCAGGGTGCTGATGATATTGAGGGCCCCCACCAGCACGATCATGGTCAGGATGATGAACATGGTCAGCTTTTCAAGCTTGAGCGCAGAAAAAAGGCTCCGGTTCATGAGCTTCCAGTCTTTTGTCCAGAAGGGATATCCCAGCCGCTCCTGAATATTCTTCGCTATTCTGTCCGACTGGTAGACATCCTCCACCCTGACCTCTATTCCTGTGACCTTGTTGCCCAGGGCCAGAAAATCCTGGGCCTCTGTCAGGGAGATGTAGATCATGGAGGCATCGTATTCATACATGCCTGAGTCAAATATGGCGGAGACCTTGAATCTTCGGGTATTGGGGGTTCTTCCCAGGGGCGTCAATTTCCCTTC is a genomic window of Deltaproteobacteria bacterium containing:
- a CDS encoding ABC transporter ATP-binding protein, encoding MLRLEEVFKSFHHHGEIIEILKGINLVIRPGDSMAIMGASGVGKSTLLNIMGSLEPPSKGVVRFRDMDMYQMDEGRLTRLRNREIGFVFQFHHLLPELNALENTLMPALIARHPKKTAVSMAKDVLSKVGLEKRMMHRAGELSGGEQQRVAIARAMIMHPRLILGDEPTGNLDWMTGQEIADLLLRLNQEEGVAMVIATHNQRLAKRMSKQMELIDGQIR
- a CDS encoding lipoprotein-releasing ABC transporter permease subunit; this translates as MFELFLAMKYLRAKRKQRFISVITIISILGVMVGVMALIVVLSVMNGFRADLMSKILGVNSHVLVLNLSGPFAEYRQVEQDVSREKGVVAVTPFIFTQVMINNAGNVSGAVLRGIDPDSAGSVIGFQDMIKNGSLSSLAGEVDDFPTIIIGSELAKRIGAHAGSEITVISPEGKLTPLGRTPNTRRFKVSAIFDSGMYEYDASMIYISLTEAQDFLALGNKVTGIEVRVEDVYQSDRIAKNIQERLGYPFWTKDWKLMNRSLFSALKLEKLTMFIILTMIVLVGALNIISTLVMVVMEKTRDVAILRAMGASARSIMSIFMFQGLLVGVVGTITGLVCGLGICQLLARYKFISLPSDVYYISTLPVQVEVADVSFVAGAAVVISFLATLYPSWYASRLNPVESFRYE